In Hevea brasiliensis isolate MT/VB/25A 57/8 chromosome 13, ASM3005281v1, whole genome shotgun sequence, a single genomic region encodes these proteins:
- the LOC131171976 gene encoding uncharacterized protein LOC131171976, producing the protein MAGEHIMRRIPRIKFPQRHPKSSSSGSISKSHAMARSDVPAPPSNTAVGGKASLQPKRTPVSEREIETILLGGCF; encoded by the exons ATGGCCGGAGAGCATATTATGAGGAGAATTCCACGGATTAAATTCCCACAAAGACACCCGAAATCTTCATCTTCTG GTTCCATTTCCAAATCTCATGCAATGGCAAGGTCAGATGTGCCGGCACCACCCTCTAACACTGCTGTAGGAGGCAAAGCTTCTCTTCAGCCTAAGCGTACACCAGTCTCTGAGAGAGAAATAGAGACCATTCTG CTGGGTGGGTGCTTCTGA
- the LOC110665760 gene encoding uncharacterized protein LOC110665760, whose translation MARSNLGRLFSTFFLNPYNPKLAMPYTRSMPVSRSVCNSISRFISSSGHQQQQKSEEGLKRKEEIENAIKQNPEIKSGEIEEEEEEEEEDEDGVHVNKETGEIGGPRGPEPTRYGDWERNGRCSDF comes from the coding sequence ATGGCGAGAAGCAATCTTGGCCGTCTATTTTCAACATTCTTCTTAAATCCCTACAACCCCAAATTAGCAATGCCCTACACCAGATCCATGCCAGTGAGTCGTTCCGTTTGCAACTCGATAAGTCGATTCATAAGCTCATCGGGTCACCAACAGCAACAAAAATCTGAAGAAGGCCTCAAAAGGAAAGAAGAAATAGAAAACGCAATCAAACAGAATCCTGAAATCAAAAGCGGagagattgaagaagaagaagaagaagaagaagaagatgaggatGGAGTTCATGTGAATAAAGAGACCGGCGAGATCGGCGGGCCCAGAGGACCCGAGCCAACTCGATACGGCGATTGGGAGCGAAACGGTCGCTGCTCTGATTTTTGA